AGGAAGAGCGAAAGAAGGACGACAGATAAAAGGGATGGTGCGTCAAACAGATGATTCAGAAATTAAGATCTAAGGCAGTTACCTTGATAGCGAAGGTCCTCCGGGTTCTTTGCAAGGCTTAACCTCCCTGATCTCACGGCTTCGTGCCAAAGAGACCCTCAACATCAATGAACGGTATTATGTCTATATAGTCTTCATCATCCTTTCGGTTATGGTACATAGCCATCCACCGGTACTTTTCGAGTACGTGTGGTAGTTTCGCGAATCTCCGCGCACCCTCTTCGACGACCTCCCGGTGTCGTTCAGGAAATCTTACAGCATCTACCCGCGATGCGGGTCCGTCGGTAATGTAGCGAAAGTAATCGAGAAAGAGCACCCCGTCCTCATCTTCTAAGATTAGGTCATCGGGAGGTGGATATGGAAAACTCCGACCTTGCTGTTGTGCTAGCTTCGCGATGGAAGGCTCCACGACCACCCTTGGGTATTTCGCGACTCTCTGCTCTAGGAGATAGCTATTGACAACACCCTCGCTAAAGACGAGTTGCTCACTTTGATAGTGCTTGCCCTGTGTGATCGCACCGCGTAGCAGCAGCCCGTATTCAACAAACATCGCTTGAGTCACGATACAGCGCCAGAACACCCAGTTCAATCCGGCAAGAGTTGGCGACCCACTCATTATTACGGAGTCTGAGAACATCTTCGTCTGACCTTGGAAGTCCCCGCTCGGTTTATTATCCGCCCCCACATACGTCAGGGCTTTTTCCAGCGCTTCGATAATAGGTGTTGCGTTGTCATCCCTCGCCGCTCTATCTATTAGGTCTTTGAATCCCAACACGTCAAGAAAGGCTACAATCCTCGGTTCAAACGTTCCCATAGCTCCCCCCAGAAACGAGACATCCGACCGCCAATACATTGAGCGACGCTCATCGGCCTCGTAACAACTTAGAGGCTGCGCCCTCGTTTGATTTCACGCCGCGACCGGAAATCTTCCTTAATAAACGCCGGCCTTTGCGGGGCCAATATCAATACCGAAGTTCCCTTTATTATCGTCGCGTCGGGATAACCACGTTATGTATGATCGCTGACTCGATGTTGAATAGTATCCTTCTCGTGGACTGCCCATTCAACCAGATCATATATGATATTCGCTTCGACGAAGTTACGCGCAAAACCCGTTTCTACGAGCAAAGTGACAGCAACCGCGTCTTTGCCTGTTCTTACGCTATAAATAGTTTCCGCTAAGAGGCTCAATGGAAATTTTTCGCCTAGCTTAGCCAGGCGTTCCTTGACACTCTCAACAAGTTCGGTGGGTGCGTATGTCTCAAGCTCGCGTTGCCAGAATAGATGACTAAAGAGGTGGTTCTTTTGCTTTTCGGTCAACGATTTCCAGATATTTGCCGTAATCCGCTTCACATCTTTGTCTTGCACTTCATTTAGAGCATTCTTAATAAGGTCCAGTTCATCGGATTCAATTAAGCGTCCTCCCAAGGTATAGGCTATTTCTAGGCCTCTATTTGGAAGGACAAAGGCGGCTGGAAGCGCTCCAGAGGGATCTGCGACTGTTTCCTGAAGTGCGCGCGTCAGTTGACGCCGCATTTCTGCATTCTGCATGTCACGAGTGACGAGTACCCGTAAGCTTCTGAGGTCGAATGGGATTTCTTGAACATTGTCTGTTATCAGTACCACTGGTTTTTGAATCCCATGCGCTAGTCCGAGTTCGTAGAACACGTTTACATTGCAGCCGGTCAGGTCTGCCAAGAGGACACCAGCCAGCTTGGTTAATCGCCAAACATCCTCCATGATCGGCGAGGGCTTGGACAGGCTGTCAGCTCTCAGTGGCTGAAGGCCCGCATCCCGAATCGCCGGCGCGTAGACACGTCGATACCGATCATCGAAACCAGGCCCGAAAGGCATTATGACAAAGCAGAGCTTCTTAGAGTCTACGACGTGACGACGCTTGCTAGGTTGTATCCTTGAACTCATCTAGAGCGAGATATTAACTTTCTTTGTTGATATCCCCAAAGGGAGAATTAGAAGATTCGTTAATATTTGCTTTGAGGGAACACTTGAGCACCCACTACCCTGTCGCCTTCCGTGTAAAAGCACGACATCAACCCCTACTGCTACGACAAACCCCAATGTTCCTAGGCTGTGGATAACCAGTATTGCGATAACTTGTCGTCAATGTTGACTACGACTGACATTCACCATACATTCGCTGTTACCGCTATCCTAAAACGGCTCTCACTGCCACATTCCCAACAACCAGGGCAATGGCGTTTGGCAGATTACGCGCATTACTATCAATATGCTGGTAAATCTCTTGCCGCCGCATACACCTCCACAAGTCGCAGACTATGCCTCAGCCACGAGATTTACCTTTTGAGAAAACATGGTTCTACTGCTGAGGAATATCAGGAGGAATTACCAACTTGAAATACATCGAAAAAAAACAGCGAGGCAAGATCATCTACAAAATTATCTACAGTGGGTTTTCAAGCGTGAAAAAAAGAGGCTGTATATTATTGAAAATAAAGGTACGCCCGGCAGGACTCGAACCTGCGACCCCCTGCTTAGAAGGCAGGTGCTCTATCCGACTGAGCTACGGGCGCAAAAAGATAAGCCAAAAGTAAAAAGGCAAAAGTTTGACTGACTCACTTTTGCCTTTTGCCTTTTACTTTTGCCTTCAAAGAGTCGGGGCGATTGGATTCGAACCAACGACCTCTCGGTCCCAAACCGAGCGCACTACCTGGCTGTGCTACGCCCCGATAAGCAGGACCAATTCTAAAGGAGCACAGAGCGCGGGTCAATGAGTCGAAAGTCAGAGGGCAGTAGGCAGAAGGCAGAAGGCGGTAGGCAGAAGGCGGTAGGCAGAAGGCGGTAGGCAGAAGGCGGTAGGCAGAAGGCGGTAGGCAGAGGGCGGTAGGCAGAAGGCGGTAGGCAGAAGGCGGTAGGCAGAGGGCGGTAGGCAGANNNNNNNNNNNNNNNNNNNNNNNNNNNNNNNNNNNNNNNNNNNNNNNNNNNNNNNNNNNNNNNNNNNNNNNNNNNNNNNNNNNNNNNNNNNNNNNNNNNNAGGCAGTAGGCAGAAGGCGGTAGGCAGAAGGCAGAAGGCGGTACCATTTTCCATTTTCCATTTGAGATTTGTCATTTGTCATTTTGGGACAGAGGTTAGGCGAGTCTGCGAGCATTGGAAAATAACAAATGACAAATCTCAAATGGAAAATGGAAAATGGTACCGCCTTCTGCCTTCTGCCTTCTGCCTTCTGCCTTCTGCCTTCTGACCGCCAGTTTGCACGCCGTTCAACGCGTATGTTAGCATCGCCTGCAGGTGCGATATGAGCGAGCAACCGAGTCCTATCAAGCAAACCGTCCTCGATAATGGCCTTACAATCATCTCCGAACGAATGGATCACGTGCGGTCCGCTTCGGTCGGCATCTGGGTCCGCTCGGGCTCGCGGCATGAAGCGGCGCCGCTGAATGGCATCTCGCACTTCATCGAGCACACGCTCTTCAAAGGCACGCGCAATCGAACCTCCCGCGAGATCGCCGTCGAAAGCGACGCCATCGGCGGTCACGTCGACGCGTTCACCAGCCGCGAAGTCGCAGCCTACTATGTCAGGGTTCTGGACGAACATCTTGCGCGAGCCTTTGACCTGCTCGCCGACCTGGTGACCTCGCCGCTCTTCGCCGACGAAGAACTTGACCGCGAGCGCAATGTGGTTACCGAAGAGATCAAGATGGTCGGGGACACTCCCGATGATCTCGTGCATGAGGTATTTGTCGCAAACTTCTGGCCCGATCATCCGCTGGGGCGCTCCATTCTGGGGACGGTTGATACTCTGGCGACTTTCAACCACGAGCGCGTGAGCAATTACTTTTCAAACATCTACACGCCGCGCAATCTTGTGGTCGCCGGCGCGGGCAACCTCGAGCACGAGAGATTCGTGGATATGGTCGGCGGATCTCTGAGCAGCTTGAAGGACAGACCGGTGCATCTATCCGCGTCGGCTCCCCTGCACGCGACGCGGCGCATAGTGCTGGATAAGGACCTCGAGCAGGCGCATCTGGTGCTTGGCACGTGCTGTCCGTCGATGACTTCGGCCGACCGTTACTCGGTTCATGTGTTAAACGTGATACTCGGGGGCGGGATGAGCTCAAGATTGTTTCAAACGATTCGCGAAGAACACGGGCTCGCTTACGCGGTCTACTCGGGTGTGAATGCCTACACGGATGCTGGTTACCTGTCGGTCTACGCCGCGACTTCACCCGAGCAAGTCAGCGACGTCATCAAGCTGAGCGTCGAAGAGTTCAACAGGTTCAAGAGCGAGCCGGTGTCGGAAGCGGAGCTTCAACGAGCGAAGGATCAGCTAAAGGTGTCGATCATGCTCAGTCTGGAATCGACCTCCGCGCGCATGAGCAACCTCGCACGGCAAGAGATTTTCTTCGGCCGCCAGTTCACGCTCGACGAGATTCTCGATCGTATCAACCAGGTGACGAGGTCCGATGTGCAGCGCGTGGCCGGCGAGATATTCAGCGGCGACGAACTGGCCATCACCGCAGTAGGACAGCTCGGTTCCCTGGATCTCGATCGCGCACAAATTGCAGTGTAGTCAGTAGTCCGTAGTCCG
The Acidobacteriota bacterium genome window above contains:
- a CDS encoding pitrilysin family protein encodes the protein MSEQPSPIKQTVLDNGLTIISERMDHVRSASVGIWVRSGSRHEAAPLNGISHFIEHTLFKGTRNRTSREIAVESDAIGGHVDAFTSREVAAYYVRVLDEHLARAFDLLADLVTSPLFADEELDRERNVVTEEIKMVGDTPDDLVHEVFVANFWPDHPLGRSILGTVDTLATFNHERVSNYFSNIYTPRNLVVAGAGNLEHERFVDMVGGSLSSLKDRPVHLSASAPLHATRRIVLDKDLEQAHLVLGTCCPSMTSADRYSVHVLNVILGGGMSSRLFQTIREEHGLAYAVYSGVNAYTDAGYLSVYAATSPEQVSDVIKLSVEEFNRFKSEPVSEAELQRAKDQLKVSIMLSLESTSARMSNLARQEIFFGRQFTLDEILDRINQVTRSDVQRVAGEIFSGDELAITAVGQLGSLDLDRAQIAV